The following proteins are co-located in the Neisseria sp. Marseille-Q6792 genome:
- a CDS encoding thiazole synthase: MLTLYGETFPSRLLLGTAAYPTPEILKQSVRIAQPAMITVSLRRAGSGGETHGQGFWSLLQETGVPVLPNTAGCQSVQEAVTTAQMAREVFETDWIKLELIGDDDTLQPDVFQLVEAAEILIQDGFKVLPYCTEDLIACRRLLDAGCQALMPWAAPIGTGLGAVHAYALNVLRERLPDTPLIIDAGLGLPSQAAQMMEWGFDGVLLNTAVSRSGDPVNMARAFALAVESGRLAFEAEPVEARTKAQASTPTVGQPFWHSAEY, from the coding sequence ATGCTCACCCTATACGGAGAAACTTTCCCTTCACGGCTGCTGCTCGGTACGGCTGCCTACCCGACCCCCGAAATCCTCAAACAATCCGTCCGTATCGCCCAACCCGCGATGATTACCGTCTCGTTGCGCCGCGCGGGAAGCGGCGGCGAGACGCACGGTCAGGGGTTTTGGTCGCTGCTTCAGGAAACCGGCGTGCCCGTCCTGCCGAACACCGCAGGCTGCCAAAGCGTGCAGGAAGCGGTTACGACGGCGCAGATGGCGCGCGAAGTGTTTGAAACCGATTGGATTAAGCTCGAACTCATCGGCGACGACGACACCTTGCAGCCGGATGTGTTCCAACTTGTCGAAGCGGCGGAAATCCTGATTCAAGACGGCTTCAAAGTGTTGCCTTATTGCACCGAAGACCTGATTGCCTGCCGCCGCCTGCTCGACGCGGGCTGTCAGGCGTTGATGCCGTGGGCGGCTCCGATCGGCACGGGTTTGGGCGCGGTTCACGCCTACGCGTTGAACGTCCTACGCGAACGCCTGCCCGATACACCGCTGATTATCGACGCAGGCTTGGGCTTGCCTTCTCAAGCGGCGCAAATGATGGAATGGGGCTTTGACGGCGTGCTTTTGAACACCGCCGTTTCCCGCAGCGGCGATCCGGTCAATATGGCGCGCGCTTTTGCACTCGCCGTCGAATCCGGACGACTGGCATTTGAAGCCGAACCGGTCGAGGCTCGCACCAAAGCGCAAGCCAGTACGCCGACAGTCGGACAACCGTTTTGGCATTCGGCGGAATATTGA
- the thiS gene encoding sulfur carrier protein ThiS, with translation MNIILNGEPAELHGTTVADLIAQTAPQKPFAVAVNTVFVPKGAYAETVLNENDKVDIVRPVVGG, from the coding sequence ATGAACATCATCTTAAACGGCGAACCCGCCGAACTTCACGGCACGACCGTTGCCGACCTCATCGCCCAAACCGCGCCGCAAAAGCCTTTTGCCGTGGCGGTCAACACCGTTTTCGTCCCCAAAGGCGCGTATGCGGAAACGGTTTTGAACGAAAACGACAAAGTCGATATCGTGCGGCCGGTGGTCGGCGGCTGA
- a CDS encoding DUF4304 domain-containing protein, whose protein sequence is MKPRELCEKAWQEIASKFPDFKIISKGQKLKRVSKNRDITFEIYFQADRHNYQCSVQFIPHIAIYSKDMKKANINNGFIYGGELGSLINRKPWIWWQLAGASYKYTVEDVSKLIREHIIPLFDDFEDTETNIEKIINEDMNDYNLLYYIYYFSGKAKAQQYFNKIIKKDKLRKKYIGFYNSLNELPKESISLDICEFNGATMIKFAYINGIEIEK, encoded by the coding sequence ATGAAACCAAGAGAGTTATGTGAAAAAGCATGGCAAGAAATAGCAAGTAAATTTCCTGATTTTAAGATAATTTCTAAAGGGCAGAAATTAAAGAGAGTATCTAAAAACAGGGATATTACATTTGAAATCTATTTTCAGGCTGATAGGCACAATTATCAATGTAGCGTGCAATTTATTCCACATATCGCCATTTACTCAAAAGATATGAAAAAGGCAAATATCAATAATGGTTTTATATATGGCGGAGAGTTGGGGAGCTTGATAAATAGAAAACCTTGGATTTGGTGGCAGTTAGCAGGAGCAAGCTATAAATATACGGTAGAGGATGTTAGCAAACTTATAAGGGAGCATATAATACCGTTATTTGACGATTTTGAGGACACAGAAACCAATATTGAAAAAATTATAAATGAGGATATGAATGACTATAATTTATTGTATTACATCTATTATTTTAGCGGAAAAGCTAAGGCGCAGCAGTATTTTAATAAAATAATCAAAAAAGACAAATTAAGAAAAAAGTATATTGGTTTTTATAATTCTTTGAATGAATTACCAAAGGAAAGCATTTCATTAGACATATGTGAATTTAATGGAGCTACTATGATTAAATTTGCCTATATTAATGGGATTGAAATAGAAAAATAA
- the thiE gene encoding thiamine phosphate synthase, with protein sequence MTFPPLKSPLKFYAVVPTADWVERMVKAGADTVQLRCKTLHGDELKREIARCVAACQGSRTQLFINDHWREAIEAGAYGVHLGQEDMDTADLAAIAAAGLRLGLSTHSVAELDRALSVHPSYVASGAIFPTTTKQMPTAPQGLDKLREYVKQAGGTPVVAIGGIDLNNAEEVLATGVSSLAVVRAVTEATNPEAVVKAFQALWNE encoded by the coding sequence ATGACCTTCCCCCCCTTGAAATCCCCGCTCAAATTCTACGCCGTCGTTCCCACCGCCGATTGGGTGGAGCGCATGGTCAAAGCAGGTGCCGACACGGTGCAACTGCGCTGCAAAACCCTGCACGGCGATGAATTGAAACGCGAAATCGCCCGCTGTGTCGCCGCCTGTCAGGGCAGCCGTACGCAGCTTTTCATCAATGACCACTGGCGCGAAGCGATAGAAGCAGGCGCGTACGGCGTGCATCTCGGACAAGAAGACATGGACACCGCCGACCTTGCCGCCATAGCCGCCGCCGGTTTGCGCTTGGGTTTGAGTACGCACTCCGTCGCCGAACTCGACCGCGCCCTGTCCGTACACCCCAGCTACGTCGCCAGCGGCGCGATTTTCCCGACCACGACCAAGCAAATGCCCACCGCCCCGCAAGGCTTGGACAAACTGCGCGAATATGTGAAACAGGCAGGCGGCACGCCCGTCGTCGCCATTGGCGGCATCGATTTGAACAATGCTGAAGAGGTATTGGCAACCGGCGTTTCCTCACTCGCCGTCGTCCGTGCCGTTACCGAAGCGACAAATCCCGAAGCCGTGGTTAAAGCGTTTCAGGCTTTGTGGAATGAATAA
- a CDS encoding FAD-dependent oxidoreductase codes for MTRIAILGGGLSGRLTALQLAEQGYQIALFDKGTRQGEHAAAYVAAAMLAPAAEAVEATPEIIKLGRQSIPLWRNIRGRLKTPAMMQENGSLIVWHGQDKPLSSEFVRHLKRGGVADDEIVRWRADEIAEREPQLGGRFSDGIYLPTEGQLDGRQILSALADALDELNVPCHWEHECAPEDLQAQYDWLIDCRGYGAKTAWNQSPKHTSTLRGIRGEVARVYTPEITLNRPVRLLHPRYPLYIAPKENHIFVIGATQIESESQAPASVRSGLELLSALYAVHPAFGEADILEIATGLRPTLNHHNPEIRYNRARRLIEINGLFRHGFMISPAVTAAAVRLAVALFDGKDAPERDEESGLAYIGRQD; via the coding sequence AGGAAGGCTGACCGCACTGCAACTTGCAGAACAAGGTTATCAGATTGCACTTTTCGACAAAGGCACCCGCCAAGGCGAACACGCCGCCGCTTATGTTGCCGCCGCCATGCTCGCGCCTGCGGCGGAAGCGGTCGAAGCCACACCTGAAATCATCAAACTGGGCAGACAGAGCATTCCGCTTTGGCGCAACATCAGAGGCCGTCTGAAAACGCCTGCCATGATGCAGGAAAACGGCAGCCTGATTGTGTGGCACGGGCAGGACAAACCTTTATCCAGCGAGTTCGTCCGCCATCTCAAACGCGGCGGCGTGGCGGATGACGAAATCGTCCGTTGGCGCGCAGATGAAATCGCCGAACGCGAACCGCAACTCGGCGGACGTTTTTCAGACGGCATCTACCTGCCGACCGAAGGCCAGCTCGACGGGCGGCAAATATTGTCTGCACTTGCCGACGCTTTGGACGAACTGAACGTCCCTTGCCATTGGGAACACGAATGCGCCCCCGAAGACCTGCAAGCTCAATACGACTGGCTGATCGACTGCCGCGGCTACGGCGCAAAAACCGCGTGGAACCAATCCCCCAAGCACACCAGCACCTTGCGCGGCATACGCGGCGAAGTGGCGCGGGTTTACACACCCGAAATCACGCTCAACCGCCCCGTGCGCCTACTGCACCCGCGTTATCCGCTCTACATCGCCCCAAAAGAAAACCACATCTTCGTCATCGGCGCGACCCAAATCGAAAGCGAAAGCCAAGCCCCCGCCAGCGTGCGTTCCGGGCTGGAACTCTTATCCGCACTCTATGCCGTCCATCCTGCCTTCGGCGAAGCCGACATCCTCGAAATCGCTACCGGCCTGCGCCCCACGCTCAATCACCACAACCCCGAAATCCGTTACAACCGCGCCCGACGCCTGATTGAAATCAACGGCCTTTTCCGCCACGGTTTCATGATTTCCCCCGCCGTAACCGCCGCCGCCGTCAGATTGGCAGTGGCACTGTTTGACGGAAAAGACGCACCCGAACGTGATGAAGAAAGCGGTTTGGCGTATATTGGAAGACAAGATTAA